A stretch of the Neofelis nebulosa isolate mNeoNeb1 chromosome 1, mNeoNeb1.pri, whole genome shotgun sequence genome encodes the following:
- the VPS36 gene encoding vacuolar protein-sorting-associated protein 36: protein MDRFVWTSGLLEINETLVIQQRGVRIYDGEEKIKFDAGTLLLSTHRLIWRDQKNHECCMAIPLSQIVFIEEQAAGIGKSAKIVVHLHPAPPNKEPGPFQSSKNSYIKLSFKEHGQIEFYRRLSEEMTQRRWENMPVSQALPTNRGPQPGRIRAVGIVGIERKLEEKRKETDKNISEAFEDLSKLMVKAKEMVELSKSIANKIKDKQGDITEDETIRFKSYLLSMGIANPVTRETCGSGTQYHMQLAKQLAGILQAPLEERGGIMSLTEVYCLVNRARGMELLSPEDLVNACKMLEALQLPLRLRVFDSGVMVIELQSHKEEEMVASALETVSEKGSLTSEEFAKLVGMSVLLAKERLLLAEKMGHLCRDDSVEGLRFYPNLFMTQS from the exons ATGGACCGCTTCGTGTGGACCAGCGGCCTCCTGGAGATCAACGAGACGCTGGTGATCCAGCAGCGCGGCGTGCGCATCTACGACGGCGAGGAGAAG ATAAAATTTGATGCTGGGACGCTCCTTCTTAGTACACACCGACTAATTTGGAGAGATCAGAAAAATCAT GAGTGCTGCATGGCCATTCCTCTTTCCCAGATTGTGTTCATTGAAGAACAGGCAGCTGGAATTGGGAAAAG TGCCAAAATAGTGGTTCATCTTCACCCTGCTCCACCTAACAAAGAACCTGGTCCTTTCCAGAGTAGTAAGAACTCCTACATCAAACTCTCCTTCAAGGAACATGGCCAGATTGAG TTTTATAGGCGTTTGTCTGAGGAAATGACACAGAGAAGATGGGAGAATATGCCAGTTTCCCAAGCTTTACCGACAAATAGAGGACCCCAG CCAGGAAGAATAAGGGCTGTGGGAATTGTAGGCATTGAAAGGAAgttggaagaaaaaaggaaagaaactgacaAAAACATTTCTGAG GCCTTTGAAGACCTCAGCAAGCTAATGGTCAAG GCTAAGGAAATGGTGGAGTTGTCAAAATCAATTGCTAATAAGATTAAAGACAAGCAAGGTGACATCACAGAAGATGAG ACCATCAGGTTTAAATCCTATTTGCTGAGCATGGGAATAGCTAACCCAGTTACCAGGGAGACCTGTGGCTCGGGCACACAGTACCACATGCAGCTGGCCAAACAGCTGGCTGGGATACTGCAGGCGCCGCTGGAG GAACGAGGGGGAATAATGTCCCTTACGGAAGTATACTGTTTAGTAAACCGAGCTCGAGGAATGGAG TTGCTCTCACCAGAAGATCTAGTGAATGCATGCAAGATGCTGGAAGCACTACAGTTACCTCTCAG GCTCCGAGTTTTTGACAGTGGCGTCATGGTAATTGAGCTTCAGTCCcacaaggaagaggaaatggTGGCCTCAGCCTTGGAGACC GTTTCAGAAAAGGGATCCCTGACATCAGAAGAGTTTGCTAAGCTGGTGGGAATGTCTGTCCTCCTGGCTAAGGAAAG GTTGCTTCTGGCAGAGAAGATGGGCCATCTTTGCCGAGATGATTCAGTGGAAGGCTTGCGGTTTTACCCAAATTTATTTATGACACAGAGCTAA